One window of Candidatus Thermoplasmatota archaeon genomic DNA carries:
- a CDS encoding zinc ribbon domain-containing protein, producing MKSNTQSGLLFLMISSSISLILIFLLYSFSYSIDQDNFSQESFRFFTALLPLSMITISAGILSLIGVLFVFSGRKEFGSAHEKSIKYAIILFVVTVVVMIVITVTNSFLTFFYSAQNVSTANSGSSAQPFLHENFLLCSFASVISAALSGLIWVFGLYQLEDDTGKKLLLAAYVSSVATACIIAWNSTSVFHELYSSGVLQEIQKTGVSSFSSLSSYYPWIGATRFISLIGNIITTLLLLGALYIPYRRIKTEELAVLFPSAGGFLNIAKTSGYSDRHCPNCGRSIPFDALVCPYCGKKFEQFPKNYGTSSYFFLWSSSLELLS from the coding sequence ATGAAAAGTAACACACAATCAGGTTTATTATTTTTAATGATATCAAGTAGCATATCACTTATACTAATTTTTCTTCTGTATAGCTTTTCGTATTCTATAGATCAAGACAATTTTTCCCAAGAATCATTTCGTTTTTTTACAGCACTCCTACCTCTATCGATGATTACTATCAGTGCTGGAATCCTTAGCCTCATCGGAGTTCTTTTTGTGTTCTCAGGTCGAAAAGAATTTGGTTCTGCTCATGAAAAATCAATAAAATACGCAATCATCCTCTTTGTAGTAACTGTTGTCGTTATGATTGTTATCACTGTTACAAACTCATTTCTAACGTTTTTTTATAGTGCACAGAATGTGTCCACTGCAAATTCTGGTTCCTCTGCGCAGCCGTTCCTGCATGAAAATTTTTTACTATGCTCTTTTGCAAGTGTTATCTCAGCAGCTTTAAGCGGCTTAATTTGGGTTTTTGGTCTCTATCAACTTGAAGATGATACTGGGAAAAAATTACTCCTAGCTGCATATGTTTCATCTGTTGCAACTGCATGTATCATTGCTTGGAATTCGACATCTGTCTTTCATGAATTATACAGTTCAGGTGTTCTACAAGAAATACAAAAAACTGGAGTATCATCTTTCTCGTCATTATCCTCATATTATCCTTGGATAGGTGCAACACGATTTATAAGTCTTATCGGGAATATAATCACCACTTTATTACTTCTCGGAGCGTTATACATTCCTTACAGACGAATTAAAACAGAAGAATTAGCTGTCCTTTTTCCTTCAGCAGGCGGTTTCCTGAATATCGCAAAAACATCAGGTTATTCAGATCGACATTGTCCAAATTGTGGTCGGAGTATACCTTTTGATGCATTGGTATGTCCATACTGTGGAAAAAAATTTGAGCAGTTCCCTAAAAATTATG
- a CDS encoding zinc ribbon domain-containing protein, with protein MRISEKCIMLAIGLLMTIALSNMVSAADDYDWTNYYQQNADAAAFMGLGLVMCAVICIIWFVVWILVAIWVYKDAEKRGKSGVIWLLIVILTGIIGLIIWLVVRGEKSQGPARMCPSCGRSIPEDARVCPYCNKKFDQP; from the coding sequence ATGAGAATATCAGAAAAATGTATTATGTTAGCAATAGGCCTACTTATGACTATCGCACTATCCAATATGGTAAGTGCAGCAGATGATTATGACTGGACCAACTATTATCAACAAAATGCTGATGCCGCGGCTTTTATGGGCCTTGGGCTTGTTATGTGCGCAGTCATTTGTATTATCTGGTTTGTCGTGTGGATTCTTGTTGCGATATGGGTCTACAAAGATGCAGAGAAACGTGGGAAAAGTGGAGTGATTTGGTTATTGATCGTCATTTTAACTGGAATAATTGGTTTGATTATCTGGTTGGTGGTTCGAGGTGAAAAATCACAAGGACCCGCACGAATGTGCCCCAGTTGCGGCCGGAGTATACCAGAAGATGCTCGAGTCTGCCCGTACTGTAACAAAAAATTTGACCAACCATAA